A genomic region of Papaver somniferum cultivar HN1 chromosome 7, ASM357369v1, whole genome shotgun sequence contains the following coding sequences:
- the LOC113293067 gene encoding uncharacterized protein LOC113293067 isoform X2, producing the protein MEESMLVPPWLEKLLSTNFFTVCKMHSDSARSECNMYCLDCNGDSFCFYCRSSRHKDHRVIQIRRSSYHDVVRVSEVQMVLDVNGVQTYVINGARVLFLNERPQPKAASGTSTKGVSHICEICCRSLLDPFPFCSLGCKE; encoded by the exons ATG GAGGAATCGATGTTGGTACCACCATGGCTGGAAAAGTTGTTGTCAACAAATTTCTTTACAGTGTGTAAGATGCATAGCGATTCAGCCAGAAGCGAATGTAATATGTATTGTTTAGATTGCAATGGCGATTCTTTTTGCTTCTATTGTCGATCCTCTAGGCACAAAGATCATCGTGTTATCCAA ATAAGAAGATCGTCGTATCATGATGTAGTGAGAGTGTCAGAAGTTCAAATGGTGTTGGACGTTAATGGTGTACAAACTTATGTGATAAATGGTGCTAGAGTTTTGTTCTTGAATGAACGACCACAGCCGAAAGCTGCTTCCGGTACCAGTACTAAAGGTGTTTCTCATATTTGTGAAATTTGTTGTCGGAGTCTTCTCGATCCTTTTCCATTCTGCTCTCTCGGTTGTAAG GAATAA
- the LOC113293067 gene encoding uncharacterized protein LOC113293067 isoform X1, which yields MEESMLVPPWLEKLLSTNFFTVCKMHSDSARSECNMYCLDCNGDSFCFYCRSSRHKDHRVIQIRRSSYHDVVRVSEVQMVLDVNGVQTYVINGARVLFLNERPQPKAASGTSTKGVSHICEICCRSLLDPFPFCSLGCKLVGIKRNGYANFTNNDQDDDLIGCKNQGMISKMMKISRNHSRQQQQRQQHRDRDHNYKQTQELREGIQYDMYPSPPTPPPQPPPHHPSSRISRRKGIPHRAPFGP from the exons ATG GAGGAATCGATGTTGGTACCACCATGGCTGGAAAAGTTGTTGTCAACAAATTTCTTTACAGTGTGTAAGATGCATAGCGATTCAGCCAGAAGCGAATGTAATATGTATTGTTTAGATTGCAATGGCGATTCTTTTTGCTTCTATTGTCGATCCTCTAGGCACAAAGATCATCGTGTTATCCAA ATAAGAAGATCGTCGTATCATGATGTAGTGAGAGTGTCAGAAGTTCAAATGGTGTTGGACGTTAATGGTGTACAAACTTATGTGATAAATGGTGCTAGAGTTTTGTTCTTGAATGAACGACCACAGCCGAAAGCTGCTTCCGGTACCAGTACTAAAGGTGTTTCTCATATTTGTGAAATTTGTTGTCGGAGTCTTCTCGATCCTTTTCCATTCTGCTCTCTCGGTTGTAAG CTTGTAGGAATAAAAAGAAATGGGTATGCCAACTTTACCAATAATGATCAAGATGATGATTTGATAGGATGTAAGAATCAAGGAATGATATCAAAGATGATGAAAATATCAAGAAATCACAGTcgtcaacaacaacaacgacaacaacATCGCGATCGTGATCATAATTATAAACAAACTCAGGAATTGCgtgaaggaatacaatacgatatGTACCCATCACCTCCCACGCCACCTCCGCAGCCTCCTCCTCATCACCCATCTTCGAGAATCAGTAGAAGAAAAGGTATTCCCCATAGAGCACCCTTTGGGCCCTAA